A single window of Rhipicephalus microplus isolate Deutch F79 chromosome 5, USDA_Rmic, whole genome shotgun sequence DNA harbors:
- the LOC119174241 gene encoding innexin inx2, translated as MFYMLVAPLHRAVKINRIVLDNQIFRLHYKATSLLLLMFSILVTSTQYFGEPIDCIQHDSVPANVIRTFCWIHSTFNVPAAFNATVGVDGVPHPGIQKYTPDEVRRYYGYYQWVCMVLFLQAACFYVPRYLWKCYEQGLIRSLVQDLDCPIKEDADVCRKTEVVARYVRNHLNMHGRYFGWYVTAEVLNFVNVLGQILLTDAFLGNMFTTFGTDVLNHHNEDPDVRNDPMIWVFPRITKCSFHLYGSSGDVMKHDALCLLAQNIINEKIYIFLWFWWVILATLTGIELVYRLATIVLPKLREMILRYRARMADRRMLEMVTKRVCISDWFLLDLLCKNMNPVHYRTFINELAKSLEDEYGKRLLAGVDTSNTSTV; from the coding sequence ATGTTTTACATGCTCGTAGCCCCGCTCCACCGAGCGGTCAAGATCAACCGCATCGTTCTCGACAACCAGATATTCCGCCTGCACTACAAGGCCACTTCACTGCTGCTGCTCATGTTCAGTATCCTGGTGACCAGTACGCAGTACTTCGGCGAGCCCATAGATTGCATTCAGCACGACTCGGTGCCAGCCAACGTCATCCGAACCTTCTGCTGGATTCACTCGACATTCAACGTTCCGGCAGCTTTCAACGCAACCGTGGGCGTCGATGGGGTCCCACATCCGGGAATTCAGAAGTACACTCCGGATGAAGTTCGACGCTACTATGGATACTACCAGTGGGTCTGCATGGTGCTCTTCCTGCAGGCCGCCTGCTTCTACGTGCCGCGCTACCTGTGGAAGTGCTACGAGCAGGGTCTCATTCGCAGTCTGGTCCAGGACCTCGACTGTCCTATCAAGGAGGACGCCGACGTGTGCCGAAAGACCGAGGTCGTCGCCCGCTACGTGCGCAACCACTTGAACATGCACGGCCGCTACTTCGGCTGGTACGTGACCGCCGAGGTTCTCAACTTCGTCAACGTCCTCGGTCAGATCCTGCTGACGGACGCCTTCTTGGGCAACATGTTCACCACGTTCGGCACCGACGTACTCAACCACCACAACGAGGACCCGGACGTTCGCAACGACCCTATGATCTGGGTGTTTCCGCGCATCACCAAGTGTTCCTTCCACCTGTATGGTTCGTCTGGAGACGTGATGAAGCACGACGCCCTGTGCCTGCTCGCGCAGAACATCATCAACGAGAAGATCTACATCTTCCTCTGGTTCTGGTGGGTCATCCTAGCCACGCTCACGGGCATCGAGCTGGTGTACCGCCTGGCGACCATCGTGTTGCCGAAATTGCGCGAGATGATTCTGCGGTACCGGgcgcgcatggccgaccgtcgcaTGCTCGAGATGGTCACCAAGCGCGTCTGCATCTCCGACTGGTTTCTGCTGGACCTTCTCTGCAAGAACATGAACCCGGTGCACTATCGCACCTTTATCAACGAGCTCGCCAAGTCACTGGAGGACGAGTACGGCAAGAGGCTACTCGCCGGAGTCGACACCTCCAACACGAGCACCGTCTGA